In Nonomuraea sp. NBC_00507, the following are encoded in one genomic region:
- a CDS encoding ABC transporter permease, with protein MTAVDIDIAETSAAKAQAPPGRRRGLLRQLAGVKKALIGLALLALFALLALLAPVIAPGDPSLINATGSQPPSAAHWLGTTAKGQDVLALTLWGARSSLFVGFAVGLAACAVATVIGLASAYFGRIADDVLTLITNIFLLLPGLPLLIILAAFLPPGTSTVILVLVVTGWAGSARVLRAQAKSIRGKDFVAAAVVTGERPLRIMFREILPNMASVVMTTLLGCVIFGIGGQAGLEFLGLGDSSVVSWGTNLYWAGTDGALMTGAWWAFVPSGLCIALVAFALALVNYAVDEITNPRLRARSAKRRSAERKG; from the coding sequence ATGACCGCCGTAGACATCGACATCGCGGAGACCTCCGCGGCAAAGGCACAGGCACCGCCCGGCCGCCGACGCGGACTGCTGCGCCAACTCGCCGGCGTCAAGAAAGCGCTGATCGGACTGGCCCTGCTGGCTCTGTTCGCGCTCCTCGCCCTGCTCGCTCCCGTCATCGCTCCCGGCGACCCGTCGCTCATCAACGCGACGGGAAGTCAGCCCCCCTCGGCCGCTCACTGGCTCGGTACGACGGCGAAGGGACAGGACGTCCTCGCCCTCACGTTGTGGGGTGCCCGCAGTTCGCTCTTCGTCGGGTTCGCGGTCGGGCTTGCCGCATGCGCAGTCGCCACCGTCATCGGCCTGGCCTCCGCGTACTTCGGCCGAATCGCGGACGACGTGCTCACTCTGATCACCAACATCTTCCTGCTGCTCCCCGGCCTGCCGCTGCTCATCATCCTGGCCGCGTTCCTGCCCCCCGGGACCTCCACCGTGATCCTGGTACTCGTCGTCACCGGCTGGGCGGGATCGGCCCGGGTGCTGCGCGCTCAGGCCAAGTCGATCCGCGGCAAGGACTTCGTGGCCGCGGCCGTCGTCACGGGAGAGCGTCCGCTGCGCATCATGTTCCGCGAGATCCTGCCCAACATGGCGTCCGTGGTGATGACCACGCTGCTCGGCTGCGTGATCTTCGGCATCGGCGGTCAGGCGGGTCTGGAGTTCTTGGGTCTCGGGGACAGCAGCGTCGTCAGCTGGGGCACGAACCTGTACTGGGCCGGCACCGACGGCGCCTTGATGACCGGCGCGTGGTGGGCCTTCGTCCCCTCCGGGCTGTGCATCGCGCTCGTCGCCTTCGCGCTGGCGTTGGTCAACTACGCGGTCGACGAGATCACCAACCCGAGGCTGCGGGCCCGGTCCGCCAAGCGGCGCTCCGCCGAGAGGAAGGGCTGA
- a CDS encoding nucleoside hydrolase, translated as MTHPAMRVILDTDIGSDVDDALALAVLLGSPEVDLVGCTTVYGDTLLRARLAKRLARLAGRSLTCIPGAAKPLTDRPVWWAGHEGKLFSDLDTEPVDPGDAAAYLVEQVSRAPGQIDVMAIGPLTNIAGALAATPSFARDVRHLWIMGGRFGDPRPEHNLASDPEAAAIVFGSGAPITVTGLEITTTVQLDAGDVATIAGAGALGKALKAEIEQWWRFWNAEWNSPHDPITVLSMLVPELFAFSPEGRVVVGEDGASTFEAGEGRTRITTSVPPEPVAREIVRRIVRAAP; from the coding sequence ATGACTCATCCGGCCATGCGCGTCATCCTCGACACCGACATCGGCTCCGACGTGGACGACGCGCTGGCGCTCGCCGTCCTGCTCGGCTCGCCGGAGGTGGACCTGGTCGGATGCACAACCGTTTACGGTGACACGTTGCTGCGGGCGCGCCTGGCCAAGCGGCTGGCCCGGCTGGCCGGCCGGTCCCTCACCTGCATCCCGGGTGCCGCGAAGCCGCTGACCGACCGGCCCGTCTGGTGGGCTGGGCACGAGGGCAAGCTGTTCAGCGACCTGGACACCGAGCCGGTGGATCCGGGGGACGCGGCGGCGTACCTCGTCGAGCAGGTGAGCCGGGCGCCCGGGCAGATCGACGTGATGGCGATCGGGCCGCTCACCAACATCGCGGGCGCTCTCGCCGCCACGCCGTCGTTCGCGCGTGACGTGCGGCATCTGTGGATCATGGGCGGGCGGTTCGGCGATCCCAGGCCCGAGCACAACCTGGCCAGCGATCCGGAGGCGGCGGCCATCGTCTTCGGCTCTGGCGCACCGATCACGGTGACCGGGCTGGAGATCACCACCACGGTGCAGCTCGACGCCGGCGACGTCGCCACGATCGCGGGGGCGGGGGCGCTTGGGAAAGCGCTCAAGGCGGAGATCGAGCAGTGGTGGCGGTTCTGGAACGCGGAGTGGAACAGCCCGCACGATCCGATCACGGTGCTGAGCATGCTGGTCCCCGAGCTGTTCGCGTTCAGCCCGGAAGGGCGGGTGGTCGTGGGGGAGGACGGGGCCAGCACGTTCGAGGCCGGTGAGGGTCGCACACGGATCACCACCTCTGTCCCGCCGGAGCCGGTGGCCCGGGAGATCGTCCGCCGCATCGTCCGCGCCGCCCCCTGA
- a CDS encoding ABC transporter ATP-binding protein, translating to MDSVHDAPVLDVRGLRVEYRSDARTVLGADDVSFSIGPGEVFGLAGESGCGKSTIANAVMRLLKPPAEITAGSVHFQGRDVLALDERELRAFRWREIAMVFQSAMNSLNPVLTIGEQIGDIFTTHEKLKKRLARERAGELLHLVGIDPGRLRAYPHQLSGGMRQRVVIAMAVALRPRLLIMDEPTTALDVVVQQEIMAQIRDLQHELGFSILFITHDMSLMVELSDRMGVMYGGRIVELADAKDLFTQPLHPYTEALMNAFPPLTGPRRELTGLFDAPRTAGSCGFHVRCPKDRSDCSMNIPDLREVAPGRWVAQSTQGVPR from the coding sequence ATGGATTCCGTACACGACGCACCCGTCCTCGACGTCCGCGGCCTCCGCGTCGAATACCGCAGTGACGCACGCACCGTCCTGGGCGCCGACGACGTCTCCTTCTCCATCGGCCCCGGAGAGGTCTTCGGGCTGGCCGGGGAGTCGGGCTGCGGCAAGTCGACCATCGCCAACGCGGTGATGCGGCTGCTGAAGCCCCCGGCGGAGATCACCGCGGGCAGTGTCCACTTCCAGGGCCGGGACGTCCTGGCCCTGGACGAGCGGGAGCTGCGCGCATTCCGGTGGCGGGAGATCGCCATGGTCTTCCAATCGGCGATGAACTCGCTCAACCCCGTCCTCACCATCGGCGAGCAGATCGGCGACATCTTCACCACTCACGAGAAGCTGAAGAAGCGACTGGCGCGGGAGAGAGCGGGCGAGCTGCTCCACCTGGTGGGCATCGACCCCGGCCGACTCAGGGCCTACCCGCACCAGCTCTCCGGCGGTATGCGCCAGCGCGTGGTCATCGCCATGGCCGTCGCGCTCCGGCCCCGGCTGCTGATCATGGACGAGCCGACCACCGCACTCGACGTCGTCGTCCAGCAGGAGATCATGGCGCAGATCCGCGACCTCCAGCACGAGCTGGGCTTCTCCATCCTCTTCATCACCCACGACATGTCCCTGATGGTCGAGCTGTCCGACCGCATGGGCGTGATGTACGGCGGACGAATCGTCGAACTCGCCGACGCCAAGGATCTGTTCACCCAGCCGCTCCACCCGTACACCGAGGCGCTGATGAACGCCTTTCCGCCGCTGACCGGCCCGCGCCGGGAGCTCACCGGCCTCTTCGACGCCCCTCGTACCGCCGGCAGCTGCGGCTTCCACGTCCGTTGTCCCAAGGACCGCTCGGACTGCTCCATGAACATCCCCGACCTGCGCGAGGTCGCCCCCGGCCGGTGGGTGGCCCAGAGCACTCAGGGAGTCCCGCGATGA
- a CDS encoding ABC transporter substrate-binding protein encodes MKKSLALVSLLAVLAAGCGSGGSGGGSASNTLRFVGPEDPKTFQPVIDGFQAKNPGVKIAYTQVPFDQLNSTLQQRLAAKDDTIDVYTVDQPRVAALATRGFLVDLSDWKDRVEQAALPAQYDVNVHNGKLWSVPIWTSGQFLFYNRTLLKHAGVTSPPSDPAKRWTWEQTVEAGKKAQAKAGAQWALIPEQIEQYYQLQSLAESLGGGSGITGPSMLTPALTTDGWIKAMTWYRGLFADKLAPRGVGSFQTSPLFAEGKVAFFAGGPWDVGIFSAAKDLDWGVAPYPYFADGKQVTPTGSWSWGINPASENQELARKFLEYASLDPDGNLLTTKATTIIPSNRAAFQKYVPVLDALGGDKSKGVGAILTYDADHTAVARPTSVGYIQFEHIMTKTFADIRNGADAKTRLDQATQELKTAWAQLR; translated from the coding sequence GTGAAGAAGAGCCTGGCCCTCGTGAGTCTCCTGGCCGTGCTGGCGGCCGGCTGCGGATCTGGCGGCAGCGGCGGAGGTTCCGCCTCGAACACCCTGCGCTTCGTCGGCCCGGAGGACCCCAAGACGTTCCAGCCGGTCATCGACGGCTTTCAGGCGAAGAACCCCGGCGTCAAAATCGCCTATACGCAAGTCCCCTTCGACCAGCTCAACAGCACACTTCAGCAGCGGCTGGCCGCCAAGGACGACACGATCGACGTCTACACGGTCGACCAGCCGCGCGTGGCGGCGCTGGCCACCCGCGGCTTCCTGGTCGACCTGAGCGACTGGAAGGACCGGGTCGAGCAGGCGGCCCTGCCCGCCCAGTACGACGTCAACGTGCACAACGGCAAGCTCTGGTCCGTCCCCATCTGGACCTCCGGCCAGTTCCTCTTCTACAACAGGACGCTGCTGAAGCATGCCGGTGTGACTTCACCGCCCAGCGACCCGGCCAAGCGCTGGACGTGGGAGCAGACGGTCGAGGCGGGCAAGAAGGCCCAGGCGAAGGCCGGCGCGCAGTGGGCGCTCATCCCCGAGCAGATCGAGCAGTACTACCAGCTGCAGAGCCTGGCCGAGTCGCTCGGCGGCGGCTCGGGGATCACCGGGCCCAGCATGCTCACACCCGCGCTGACCACCGACGGCTGGATCAAGGCGATGACTTGGTACCGCGGCCTGTTCGCGGACAAGCTCGCGCCCCGCGGAGTCGGCTCCTTCCAGACCTCGCCGCTGTTCGCCGAGGGTAAGGTGGCGTTCTTCGCCGGCGGGCCGTGGGATGTGGGCATCTTCTCCGCGGCCAAGGACCTCGACTGGGGCGTCGCTCCGTACCCCTACTTCGCGGACGGCAAGCAGGTCACCCCGACCGGCTCCTGGTCCTGGGGCATCAACCCGGCCTCGGAGAACCAGGAACTCGCACGCAAGTTTCTCGAGTACGCCTCCCTCGACCCGGACGGCAACCTGCTGACGACGAAGGCCACCACGATCATCCCGTCGAACCGGGCCGCCTTCCAGAAGTACGTGCCGGTCCTCGATGCGCTCGGCGGCGACAAGAGCAAGGGCGTCGGCGCCATCCTGACCTACGACGCCGACCACACGGCCGTCGCCAGGCCCACGTCGGTCGGGTACATCCAGTTCGAGCACATCATGACCAAGACGTTCGCCGACATCCGCAACGGCGCCGACGCCAAGACCCGCCTCGACCAGGCCACCCAGGAGCTCAAGACCGCCTGGGCCCAGCTCCGATGA
- a CDS encoding LacI family DNA-binding transcriptional regulator produces MATNKPRRVTMKDVARHAGVSQTTVSFVLNGRPGSTIPDETRQRILAAIDELGYRPNAGARALAAKRSDWYGLITEIVTAPFAADVIKGAQNRAWRDRKFLLIAASESDPAQEAAAIDQMLEHRVEGLLYATTWHRAVTLPKAALEVPTVLVNCYDDEADLPCVVPDEVTGGYRATRRLLDAGHTRIGFINLDPVIPAAIGRREGYERALREAGITPDPSLVIPGYATADGAYTAACELLDRTGADRPTALFCGNDRMAMGAYDAIKERGLRIPRDVAVVGFDNQELIAAYLRPKLTTLALPFEAMGTAGVDMLAALAAGQPLDTHRVTLDCPLLERSSV; encoded by the coding sequence GTGGCCACGAACAAGCCGCGTCGCGTGACCATGAAAGACGTGGCGCGTCACGCGGGCGTTTCGCAGACCACTGTCTCCTTCGTGCTGAACGGACGGCCCGGCTCCACGATCCCCGACGAGACCCGTCAGCGGATCCTCGCGGCGATCGACGAGCTCGGCTACCGGCCCAACGCCGGAGCGCGGGCGCTCGCCGCGAAGCGCAGTGATTGGTACGGGCTGATCACCGAGATCGTCACCGCGCCCTTCGCCGCTGACGTCATCAAAGGCGCGCAGAACCGCGCCTGGCGTGACCGGAAGTTCCTGTTGATCGCCGCGAGTGAGAGCGACCCCGCTCAGGAGGCCGCAGCGATCGACCAGATGCTGGAGCACCGTGTGGAGGGGCTTCTGTATGCCACGACCTGGCATCGGGCCGTCACGCTCCCCAAGGCCGCCCTCGAGGTGCCGACGGTGCTCGTCAACTGCTATGACGACGAAGCGGATCTACCGTGCGTCGTGCCCGACGAGGTGACGGGCGGCTACCGTGCGACCCGTCGGCTCCTCGACGCCGGGCACACCCGCATCGGGTTCATCAATCTCGATCCTGTGATACCGGCCGCCATCGGGAGGCGCGAGGGGTATGAGCGTGCCCTGCGCGAGGCCGGGATCACCCCCGACCCCTCCCTCGTCATACCGGGCTACGCCACCGCCGACGGCGCCTACACCGCCGCCTGCGAACTGCTCGACCGTACGGGCGCCGACCGGCCGACCGCGCTGTTCTGCGGCAACGACCGGATGGCGATGGGCGCGTACGACGCGATCAAGGAACGCGGACTGCGCATCCCGCGCGACGTGGCCGTGGTGGGGTTCGACAACCAGGAACTCATCGCCGCTTATCTGCGGCCGAAGCTGACGACGCTCGCCCTGCCCTTCGAAGCCATGGGCACCGCGGGCGTCGACATGCTGGCCGCCCTCGCAGCGGGGCAGCCGCTCGACACCCACCGGGTGACGCTCGACTGCCCGCTGCTCGAACGCTCGTCGGTCTGA
- a CDS encoding carbohydrate ABC transporter permease → MSRRLYALLATFIGLAFALPLLWALSSSLRGGSEIFQHISRLSWETLVPAEPTLGNYARLVTGDFGRAILNSLIVALVTVAAGLLISSAAAFGLSAVRFKGQGALFAIVVLSFLIPFDAIAIPLATLFRDWDLTNTYTGLILPGLGHGLAIFLLRQFFLAIPGDLVEAARIDGLGWFGVFARIYLPLSRPALVSAGLTLFIFQWQSYVWPLLIGTDAAHQLGPIALANMRGQFTIDYGELFAGSIVLTAIPLLIILRFQRHFTQSIATTGLK, encoded by the coding sequence ATGTCACGACGTCTGTACGCCCTGCTCGCCACGTTCATCGGCCTGGCCTTCGCGCTGCCGCTGCTGTGGGCCCTGTCCAGCTCGCTGCGCGGCGGCTCGGAGATCTTCCAGCACATCTCGCGGCTGTCGTGGGAGACGCTCGTCCCCGCCGAGCCCACCCTCGGCAACTACGCCCGCCTGGTCACCGGCGACTTCGGCCGGGCCATACTCAACTCCCTGATCGTGGCGCTCGTCACCGTCGCCGCCGGTCTGCTGATCTCCTCGGCGGCCGCGTTCGGGCTGTCGGCCGTGCGCTTCAAGGGCCAGGGTGCGCTGTTCGCGATCGTCGTGCTCAGCTTCCTCATCCCGTTCGACGCGATCGCGATCCCGCTGGCCACGCTGTTCCGCGACTGGGACCTGACCAACACGTACACCGGACTCATCCTGCCGGGGCTCGGCCATGGCCTGGCCATCTTCCTGCTGCGGCAGTTCTTCCTGGCCATTCCCGGCGACCTGGTGGAGGCGGCGCGCATCGACGGGCTGGGCTGGTTCGGCGTGTTCGCCAGGATCTACCTGCCGCTGTCGCGTCCCGCCCTGGTGAGCGCCGGTCTCACGCTGTTCATCTTCCAGTGGCAGTCCTACGTCTGGCCGCTGCTCATCGGCACCGACGCCGCCCACCAGCTCGGTCCGATCGCGCTGGCGAACATGCGCGGCCAGTTCACCATCGACTACGGCGAGCTGTTCGCCGGCTCCATCGTGCTGACCGCCATCCCCCTGCTGATCATCCTGCGCTTCCAGCGCCACTTCACGCAGTCGATCGCGACTACAGGACTCAAATAA
- a CDS encoding ABC transporter substrate-binding protein: protein MTPPTPSRRRLRPVLTALSVSAAAALVLSGCTGGTGGAAAAGGASGDQLLTIPREDLATFTRNFNPLAGMQAAPMTHQAVYEPLVVHSMADAKDTPWLATKWEQAEDARSLTFTLREGVKWSDGQPLTADDVVYTFQLQKDVLGGFDYLDKVTAVDAQTVKFSFNKPFSPAFFEISGHYILPKHIWSQVKDPAKHTNPDPVGTGPYTKVENFQSQSYELRKNPNYWQPDKQQIAGIRMVAFSGNDSANIAFVNGEVDWTQSYIPDIEKSFVAKDKQHNHYWFPPVGAMINWQLNTTKAPFDDPAVRKALSMAVDRDKVTKVAMNGYAEPADCTGLARTYDKWRDTSLAASCTWTKHDTGAAAQALDAAGYRDSGGKRLLKDGKPFTLDISVGSASSDWISVANIIKQDLAKVGITATVKTPDWSAVQSSYDMGTFDTGIVWSNNGATPYEYYRGVMSTKMLKPVDKQATENYHRFGDKKADELIDAFAAATDETKQREQMNGLQKLYDEQAPLVPLFTGPEWGSYTDARFTGWPTEENPFATLGNRNSSTILVLTSLQPVKG, encoded by the coding sequence ATGACACCCCCCACGCCTTCACGGCGGCGGCTGCGCCCCGTCCTGACGGCGCTCTCCGTCTCCGCCGCGGCGGCTCTGGTGCTATCGGGCTGCACCGGCGGCACCGGAGGCGCCGCCGCGGCCGGTGGCGCCTCCGGTGACCAACTGCTCACGATCCCCCGCGAGGACCTGGCGACGTTCACGCGCAACTTCAACCCGCTCGCGGGCATGCAGGCCGCTCCCATGACCCATCAGGCGGTCTACGAGCCGCTGGTGGTGCACAGCATGGCGGACGCCAAGGACACGCCGTGGCTCGCCACCAAGTGGGAGCAGGCCGAGGACGCCCGCTCGCTCACGTTCACGCTGCGCGAGGGCGTCAAGTGGTCGGACGGTCAGCCGCTCACAGCCGACGACGTCGTCTACACCTTCCAGCTTCAGAAGGACGTGCTGGGCGGCTTCGACTACCTCGACAAGGTCACCGCGGTCGACGCCCAAACGGTGAAGTTCTCCTTCAACAAGCCCTTCTCGCCCGCCTTCTTCGAGATCAGCGGCCACTACATCCTGCCGAAGCACATCTGGTCCCAGGTGAAAGACCCGGCGAAGCACACCAATCCGGACCCGGTCGGCACCGGCCCGTACACCAAGGTCGAGAACTTCCAGAGCCAGTCGTACGAACTGCGCAAGAACCCGAACTACTGGCAGCCGGACAAGCAGCAGATCGCCGGCATCAGGATGGTCGCCTTCTCCGGCAACGACAGCGCCAACATCGCCTTCGTCAACGGCGAGGTGGACTGGACGCAGTCCTACATCCCGGACATCGAGAAGTCCTTCGTCGCCAAGGACAAGCAGCACAACCACTACTGGTTCCCACCCGTCGGCGCCATGATCAACTGGCAACTGAACACGACCAAGGCCCCCTTCGACGACCCGGCCGTCCGCAAGGCGCTCAGCATGGCCGTCGACCGCGACAAGGTCACCAAGGTCGCGATGAACGGCTACGCCGAACCCGCCGACTGCACGGGCCTGGCCCGGACGTACGACAAGTGGCGCGACACGTCCCTGGCTGCCTCGTGCACCTGGACGAAGCACGACACCGGCGCGGCGGCGCAGGCCCTGGACGCGGCCGGCTACCGGGACAGCGGCGGCAAGCGGCTGCTCAAGGACGGCAAGCCGTTCACGCTGGACATCTCCGTCGGCTCCGCCTCCTCCGACTGGATCTCGGTCGCCAACATCATCAAGCAGGATCTCGCGAAGGTCGGCATCACCGCCACCGTGAAGACGCCCGACTGGTCAGCCGTCCAGTCGTCGTACGACATGGGCACGTTCGACACCGGCATCGTCTGGAGCAACAACGGCGCCACCCCGTACGAGTACTACCGCGGCGTGATGTCGACCAAGATGCTCAAGCCCGTCGACAAGCAGGCCACCGAGAACTACCACCGCTTCGGCGACAAGAAGGCCGACGAGCTCATCGACGCCTTCGCCGCCGCCACGGACGAGACCAAGCAACGCGAACAGATGAACGGCCTGCAGAAGCTGTACGACGAGCAGGCGCCCCTGGTCCCGCTGTTCACCGGCCCCGAATGGGGCTCGTACACCGACGCCCGCTTCACCGGCTGGCCCACCGAGGAGAACCCGTTCGCCACCCTCGGCAACCGCAACTCCAGCACGATCCTCGTGCTCACCTCACTGCAGCCCGTCAAGGGCTGA
- a CDS encoding ABC transporter permease yields MRLILRNLGFYLLAFWASITLNFVLPRFMPGDPVSRMFAQAQGTMQPDQIAQLRKLLGLDNRPLWEQYVTYVKSVFTGDLGISITRFPTPVTEVIGSQIGWTLLLGGIALVIAAVVGNLLGIVAAWRRGGVLDSAFPPLLIFVGSFPYFWLAMGALYLFGVSLGWFPLRHAYDVGLTPGFTGEFVSNVATHLVLPALTIVLVSIGGWMLGMRNTMIATAAEDYITMAEAKGLSPARIMFRYAARNAMLPSVTNFGMALGFVVGGALLTEVVFAYPGIGYQLLMAVQGLDYPLMQGIFLTITAAVLLANFLVDLVYVRLDPRVRVR; encoded by the coding sequence GTGCGTCTGATCCTGCGCAACCTGGGGTTCTATCTGCTCGCCTTCTGGGCCTCCATCACCCTGAACTTCGTACTCCCGCGCTTCATGCCGGGCGACCCGGTCTCCCGGATGTTCGCGCAGGCCCAGGGCACGATGCAGCCCGACCAGATAGCCCAGCTGCGGAAACTCCTCGGCCTGGACAACCGCCCCCTCTGGGAGCAGTACGTCACCTACGTCAAGAGCGTCTTCACCGGCGACCTCGGCATCTCCATCACCCGCTTCCCGACCCCGGTCACCGAGGTGATCGGCTCGCAGATCGGCTGGACCCTGCTGCTCGGCGGCATCGCGCTCGTCATCGCCGCCGTCGTCGGCAACCTGCTCGGCATCGTCGCCGCCTGGCGGCGCGGCGGCGTCCTCGACTCTGCCTTCCCACCCCTGCTGATCTTCGTCGGCTCGTTCCCATACTTCTGGCTGGCCATGGGGGCGCTGTACCTGTTCGGAGTGAGCCTGGGCTGGTTCCCGCTGCGGCACGCCTACGACGTCGGCCTGACCCCCGGCTTCACCGGCGAGTTCGTCTCGAACGTCGCCACCCACCTGGTTCTGCCCGCGCTGACCATCGTGCTGGTCTCCATCGGCGGCTGGATGCTCGGCATGCGCAACACCATGATCGCCACGGCGGCGGAGGATTACATCACGATGGCCGAGGCCAAGGGCTTGAGTCCGGCCCGGATCATGTTCCGCTACGCCGCCCGCAACGCGATGCTCCCGTCCGTCACCAACTTCGGCATGGCGCTCGGCTTCGTGGTCGGCGGCGCCCTGCTCACCGAGGTCGTGTTCGCCTACCCTGGCATCGGCTACCAGCTCCTGATGGCCGTCCAGGGCCTGGACTACCCCCTGATGCAGGGCATCTTCCTGACCATCACGGCGGCGGTGCTGCTCGCGAACTTCCTCGTCGACCTCGTCTATGTCCGCCTCGACCCGCGCGTCCGCGTCCGCTGA
- a CDS encoding ATP-binding cassette domain-containing protein, whose amino-acid sequence MTQPLLSVRGLSKDFQVGTVFSRRRVRAVNDVSFDLPAGRITALVGESGSGKSTIARCLARLEQPSAGQVLLDGEDVLRTERRRASRAYRRKVQMVFQDPFGSLNPVHRIEHFLTRSLVVHGRPAIPEALRELMTTVGLTEDMLQSYPHELSGGQRQRVAVARALAVEPRLILADEPTSMLDVSVRVGVLNLMRRLRDERDIAMLYITHDLGSARYLADTTMVMFAGELVEGGDALAVMDAPAHPYTRLLLSAVPDPERAGSYDPVERARLREAILNPTSCPYGDDGTCSRTELVRHVVGEDDGHPHWVRCHLRAPISDIARRVLKTTDRPTGEATDDTEEAETTAA is encoded by the coding sequence ATGACCCAGCCCCTGCTGTCCGTACGCGGCCTGAGCAAGGACTTCCAAGTCGGCACCGTCTTCTCGCGGCGCCGAGTCCGTGCCGTCAACGACGTGTCCTTCGACCTGCCGGCCGGCCGGATCACCGCCCTGGTCGGCGAGTCCGGCAGTGGCAAGTCCACCATCGCCCGCTGCCTGGCCCGCCTTGAACAGCCCTCCGCCGGACAAGTACTGCTGGACGGCGAGGACGTCCTGCGCACCGAACGGCGGCGGGCGTCTCGGGCGTACCGCCGCAAGGTACAGATGGTGTTCCAGGACCCCTTCGGCTCGCTCAACCCCGTTCACCGCATCGAGCATTTCCTCACTCGATCCCTCGTCGTGCACGGCCGCCCCGCCATACCGGAGGCGCTGCGGGAGCTGATGACGACCGTCGGCCTGACCGAGGACATGCTGCAGTCCTACCCGCACGAGCTCTCCGGCGGCCAGCGCCAGCGCGTCGCCGTCGCCCGCGCCCTCGCCGTCGAGCCCCGGTTGATCCTCGCCGACGAACCGACCTCGATGCTGGACGTCTCCGTACGCGTCGGCGTGCTCAATCTGATGCGGCGTCTGCGCGACGAACGGGACATCGCCATGCTGTACATCACCCACGACCTGGGCTCCGCTCGCTATCTCGCGGACACCACGATGGTGATGTTCGCCGGCGAGCTCGTCGAGGGCGGTGACGCACTTGCCGTCATGGACGCCCCCGCCCACCCCTACACCCGCCTGCTGCTGTCCGCCGTACCCGACCCCGAGCGGGCCGGGAGCTACGACCCGGTCGAGCGCGCTCGACTGCGCGAGGCGATCCTCAACCCCACGTCCTGCCCGTACGGCGACGACGGCACGTGCAGCCGCACAGAGCTCGTCCGGCACGTCGTCGGCGAGGACGACGGACATCCCCACTGGGTGCGCTGCCACCTGCGCGCACCTATCTCCGACATCGCCCGCCGGGTGCTCAAGACCACCGACAGACCGACCGGCGAGGCCACCGACGACACCGAGGAAGCCGAGACCACCGCCGCATGA
- a CDS encoding carbohydrate ABC transporter permease: MTSRQQHAEDRTAALAGHDTAGPRVRRRTAAGRVQEAHRHRRTQVGRPVLVSLAFLAPALAALLVLRLVPAAMAFASSLSHTSLVTGETSFVGLGNYATLFADPTFLQSVRVTLLFSLIVNPLQIAAALALAVLFTRRFAGVRFLRVLVILPIAVPPAVSAAIWSVAYRPDGLLNSVLSVLGIPPQPFLTSPGQAMWSLIVLLSWIGVGYWMMFLIAGLQDIPTSLYEAAAIDGASAWSRFWHVTLPLLRRPLAFVLVANTVSNFLVFAPVQMLTNGGPQGSTNVTMFDIFTRAYTVGDLSLAQAEVMLLVLLVLAVVIVQFRLLRGRD; the protein is encoded by the coding sequence ATGACGAGCCGCCAGCAGCACGCCGAGGACCGGACCGCTGCCTTGGCCGGGCATGACACGGCCGGGCCTCGGGTGCGGCGGCGGACCGCCGCGGGGCGGGTCCAGGAGGCGCATCGGCACCGCCGGACGCAGGTGGGCCGGCCGGTGCTGGTGTCGCTGGCCTTCCTGGCGCCGGCGCTGGCCGCGCTGCTGGTGCTGCGGCTGGTCCCGGCCGCCATGGCGTTCGCGAGCAGCCTGAGCCACACCAGCCTGGTCACCGGCGAGACCTCGTTCGTCGGCCTCGGCAACTATGCCACGCTCTTCGCCGACCCCACGTTCCTGCAGAGCGTCCGGGTCACCCTACTGTTCAGCCTGATCGTCAACCCGCTGCAGATCGCCGCCGCCCTGGCCCTCGCCGTGCTGTTCACCCGCCGCTTCGCGGGCGTGCGGTTCCTGCGGGTGCTGGTGATCCTGCCCATCGCGGTGCCCCCGGCGGTGTCCGCGGCGATCTGGAGCGTGGCCTACCGGCCCGACGGCCTGCTCAACTCGGTGCTGAGCGTGCTCGGCATCCCGCCGCAACCCTTCCTGACCTCGCCCGGCCAGGCCATGTGGTCGCTCATCGTGCTGCTGTCGTGGATCGGCGTCGGCTACTGGATGATGTTCCTCATCGCCGGGTTGCAGGACATCCCCACGTCCCTGTACGAGGCCGCCGCCATCGACGGGGCCTCGGCGTGGTCCCGGTTCTGGCACGTCACGCTGCCTCTGCTACGCCGGCCGCTGGCGTTCGTGCTGGTGGCGAACACGGTCTCGAACTTCCTCGTCTTCGCCCCCGTACAGATGCTGACCAACGGCGGCCCGCAGGGCTCGACCAACGTCACCATGTTCGACATCTTCACCCGCGCCTACACCGTGGGCGACCTGAGCCTGGCGCAGGCCGAGGTGATGCTGCTGGTGCTGCTCGTCCTGGCCGTGGTGATCGTGCAGTTCCGGCTCCTGCGCGGGAGGGACTGA